The nucleotide window ACGTTTGTGACACAAATGAATGTTGTTAAATAAGAGCAGGACAGTAATATGTTATTAGGCTTAGCCCAAATGTTCTCCGATTCTCATTGTTTCATATGACACTAAGATACAAGTATATTGAAACGGCATGCAACAACAGCAGATATGTAATGGACATGTCCTCTTCTCCCTTTCAGGTACATGGGAAGCCAGTAACACTGTGTGCGAGTCCGATACCCTGTGTGACCCAGCAGTCCTTGTTTCAGCCACCAACTCAGAGCCACATATTCGCAACCGCCGTCTGTCTCCTGGCTCAGGCAACTGTGGAGGCGGTGGGGGTGGAGGTTGCATCTCTGGTGGTGAGCAACAGCCCCGACAGCTTTCACCTGAAGGCGACCTGATCGGACccggccacacacacaccttcagctTTCGCAGGGAAAAAGAACGCAAGGGCCAGCAGCACAAAGGCCGCAGCTTCCGCAGGGAAAGTCAGAAGGGGGTCAGCCGAGCAGGCGAGCGGCCCCAAAAGGTTAACCAAAAGGAGAGGTGGGTGGAGGACAGTCTGTCACTGCTCAAGCCCCCGCCTGCCTTCCCGGTGCAGGACAGCCCCGCCAAGCTGCAGCCCGCCGTCAGCTACGCATCCAAGGTGAAGGCGGGGGCAGCAACGGGGACGCTGGAGGAAGACCGCCCCGCCATCGGCGTGCTGCTACAGAACCAGTGGGGTCTCAGTTTCATCAGCGAGGCGAGGCCGGTCACAGAGGGCTCCAGCACTCGCCCCGCTGCCAACGCCCTCCCCCCTCAGCCCACAGACGCCGAACAGACAGCAGACCCACAGATCGACACAGTTCTCACAGGCCAGCCCCCCGAAGAAACGCCTACTCCAGTCGCTACCTCCGTCATCCCCACCGCACGCCCAGAGGTGGACGAGAGCAACGGAAAGCTGCTGCTTAGTTGTCGCCATCTAGTGGAAGCTTTGAACTATCACAGTAGAGGTGAGCGCTAAGAGGAGCTTTGAGAATAACCTGccccttttttctgtttgattggttttatttgtgtttcatcTCTAACATTGtgtctcttgttttctctcttcagaATGGAATGCCATCtgcaacaaacagaaaaaaggtaGGTTGACTCCAAGAGTAAACCAGTCAGTGCTGTCACGCCACTTATCAGGAACAAATCATTTGCATCTTTATTGTTGTGAAACAGCCCTAGAAGTGTGAAccacaacatgttttaacaTTCTGTTTAGTCATGTCTATTTAGGAAACCACCTAAACTGTTAGTTGTGCTTTTTGAGAATGAAGTCCGGAGAGTCATTATAAGTTAAGTTTAGGTTCTTTAGTTTAGTCACTACAGCTATGTCTAAGGGTGAAATACCAACTTTATGAAGTAGGTGTGTAA belongs to Pagrus major chromosome 14, Pma_NU_1.0 and includes:
- the LOC141008315 gene encoding uncharacterized protein; this encodes MHIKTGTWEASNTVCESDTLCDPAVLVSATNSEPHIRNRRLSPGSGNCGGGGGGGCISGGEQQPRQLSPEGDLIGPGHTHTFSFRREKERKGQQHKGRSFRRESQKGVSRAGERPQKVNQKERWVEDSLSLLKPPPAFPVQDSPAKLQPAVSYASKVKAGAATGTLEEDRPAIGVLLQNQWGLSFISEARPVTEGSSTRPAANALPPQPTDAEQTADPQIDTVLTGQPPEETPTPVATSVIPTARPEVDESNGKLLLSCRHLVEALNYHSREWNAICNKQKKVPKKVVWYKETQDHPA